From Enterococcus wangshanyuanii, the proteins below share one genomic window:
- a CDS encoding MurR/RpiR family transcriptional regulator, whose translation MSGENIQGRIISLLDVLPKSEQKIGNTILEDPAKVIDMTAAELANYAGTSPATVIRFCKKIDVPSFTQLKVRLSAEIETPVYEGYSDITANESVDEIKTKLLGNAYQSMQETVALLNEERVETIVDLLVAAPIIYVFGIGASYLVAENIAQKWNRIGKTVVCVQDSHVLVTILVSAPKDAVFFCVSHSGETKEVLRLVDVAKKHQLKTIGLSQFGNNTLTNKVAYSLQTVRSNEAVLRSAATTSLHDQFIVVDVLFYAYASRNFDRTLEMIQESKAEVRTYEK comes from the coding sequence ATGAGTGGTGAAAATATTCAAGGTAGGATTATCAGTCTGTTAGATGTACTGCCAAAATCCGAGCAAAAAATTGGGAACACGATTTTAGAAGATCCTGCAAAAGTGATCGACATGACTGCAGCTGAACTAGCTAATTATGCAGGGACGAGTCCAGCAACCGTCATTCGTTTTTGTAAGAAAATCGACGTTCCTAGTTTCACTCAACTAAAAGTACGTTTGTCTGCTGAAATCGAAACACCTGTATATGAAGGGTATTCAGATATCACAGCAAATGAATCGGTTGATGAAATCAAAACAAAATTATTAGGAAACGCCTATCAATCGATGCAGGAAACGGTTGCCTTATTAAATGAAGAACGAGTAGAAACGATCGTCGATCTATTGGTCGCTGCACCGATCATTTATGTTTTTGGCATCGGAGCTTCCTATTTAGTAGCAGAAAACATTGCTCAAAAATGGAATCGGATCGGTAAAACCGTTGTTTGTGTACAGGATTCACATGTTTTAGTGACGATTCTAGTTTCAGCTCCAAAAGATGCAGTCTTTTTCTGTGTTTCTCATTCGGGAGAAACGAAGGAAGTACTGCGCTTAGTTGATGTAGCGAAAAAACATCAGCTGAAAACGATCGGCCTCTCTCAATTTGGCAACAATACGTTGACCAATAAGGTCGCCTATTCACTGCAAACAGTACGTTCAAATGAAGCCGTCCTTAGAAGTGCGGCAACAACCTCTTTACATGATCAATTTATTGTTGTAGATGTGTTGTTCTATGCGTATGCTTCTCGTAACTTTGACCGAACATTGGAGATGATCCAAGAGTCAAAAGCCGAAGTACGAACTTATGAAAAATAA
- the anmK gene encoding anhydro-N-acetylmuramic acid kinase AnmK produces MVYAVGLMSGTSLDGIDAALVEINGKDEATTVELLAFSTLPFDRAVLQRIREALAIETSDVEKICSLNVELGERFAQAALLVCEKAGISNEELAFIGSHGQTLFHIPFAREAFVASTLQIGDPAVICERTKTTVVSNFRERDMAVGGQGAPIVPYSEYVLYQKPGVTRLLQNIGGIGNVTVLPQSGKQTDMIAFDTGPGNVIMNELCVHFFNQEYDNDGLYAKQGTVNQALLDELMAHPYIKKAYPKTTGREDFGKQFTMVLIEKWPLNPADLIATATMFTAKSIAEAVRLFINGETELIIGGGGSYNPTLVMMIKEELPEVSVLIQEEIGFSSEAKEAVAMAVLANQTLQHRIGNVPNATGAKRAVPLGSITYY; encoded by the coding sequence ATGGTGTATGCAGTTGGTTTAATGTCGGGAACTTCTTTAGATGGTATTGATGCGGCCTTAGTTGAAATCAACGGTAAGGATGAAGCGACGACCGTTGAGCTTTTAGCCTTTTCCACATTGCCGTTTGACCGTGCTGTATTGCAAAGAATTCGGGAAGCTCTGGCAATAGAAACTTCAGATGTTGAAAAAATTTGTTCACTGAATGTTGAATTAGGAGAACGATTCGCACAAGCAGCTTTATTGGTATGTGAAAAAGCAGGTATCTCAAATGAAGAGCTGGCATTTATCGGCAGTCATGGGCAAACCTTGTTTCACATTCCCTTTGCCAGAGAGGCTTTTGTTGCCTCTACACTACAAATCGGAGATCCCGCTGTTATTTGTGAGCGAACAAAGACGACTGTTGTCTCAAACTTTAGAGAAAGAGATATGGCGGTAGGCGGTCAAGGTGCTCCGATCGTTCCTTATTCAGAATATGTCTTGTATCAAAAACCGGGTGTCACAAGACTACTGCAAAATATTGGCGGGATCGGCAATGTAACAGTGCTTCCACAGTCTGGAAAACAAACGGATATGATCGCTTTTGACACAGGACCTGGAAATGTGATCATGAATGAATTGTGCGTCCACTTTTTCAATCAAGAATACGATAACGATGGTCTTTATGCAAAGCAGGGAACTGTGAATCAAGCGTTATTAGACGAATTGATGGCACATCCTTATATCAAAAAGGCCTATCCAAAAACAACTGGACGAGAAGATTTCGGTAAACAGTTCACGATGGTTTTAATTGAGAAATGGCCATTAAATCCAGCTGATTTGATAGCAACAGCAACAATGTTCACTGCAAAGTCGATCGCAGAAGCCGTTCGTCTTTTTATAAATGGAGAAACAGAACTTATTATTGGTGGTGGTGGAAGCTATAATCCAACACTAGTTATGATGATCAAAGAAGAATTACCAGAAGTTAGCGTATTGATCCAAGAAGAGATCGGTTTTTCTTCTGAAGCCAAAGAAGCTGTGGCAATGGCTGTTTTAGCAAATCAAACACTACAGCATAGAATTGGAAATGTCCCAAATGCGACTGGCGCAAAGCGAGCAGTGCCATTGGGGAGTATCACTTATTATTGA
- a CDS encoding DUF871 domain-containing protein, which produces MRKLGLSIYPNHSSVEEIKSYLSLAATYNFKRVFTCLLSVDEGKEKIVAAFKETIFYAKDLGMEVIADVSPKVFNELGISYNDLSFFKELGADGIRLDMGFTGNEESIMSFNPQELSIELNISSGTRYVENILSYQANADKLLGCHNFYPHRYTGLSYEHFLKTTKVYKEQGIRTAAFINSPTAKVGPWPVEEGLCTLELHRNWPITTQAKHLWATDLIDDVIIANAFASEAELKALSELDPYRLTFDCEIDDETPVTEKNIILNEFHFNRGDVSDYVIRSTQSRVKYKGHEFIPFNTVDMQTGDIIIETSLYAHYAGELQLALLPMENSGKSNVVGKVTTADQVLLPYIRPWQKFAFHEVTSH; this is translated from the coding sequence ATGAGAAAACTTGGCCTATCGATTTACCCAAATCATAGCAGTGTGGAAGAAATCAAAAGCTATTTATCATTAGCAGCAACCTATAATTTTAAACGGGTTTTTACTTGTTTATTATCTGTTGATGAAGGCAAAGAGAAAATTGTTGCAGCATTTAAGGAAACGATTTTTTATGCTAAAGATCTAGGTATGGAAGTTATTGCAGATGTTAGCCCAAAAGTATTCAATGAACTGGGGATCAGTTATAATGACTTATCTTTTTTTAAAGAACTTGGAGCAGATGGGATTCGTTTAGATATGGGCTTTACTGGAAACGAAGAATCGATTATGAGTTTTAATCCGCAAGAGTTATCGATCGAATTGAATATTAGCTCAGGCACGCGTTATGTAGAAAACATTTTAAGTTATCAAGCAAATGCAGATAAGTTATTAGGTTGCCATAATTTTTATCCTCATCGTTATACTGGTTTGAGTTACGAGCATTTTTTGAAGACAACAAAGGTTTATAAAGAACAAGGCATCCGAACCGCTGCTTTTATCAATTCTCCTACCGCAAAAGTGGGTCCTTGGCCAGTTGAAGAGGGATTATGTACTTTGGAGCTACATCGAAACTGGCCGATCACAACACAGGCCAAACACTTGTGGGCAACGGATTTGATCGATGATGTGATCATTGCCAATGCGTTTGCTTCAGAAGCAGAATTAAAAGCATTGAGTGAACTTGATCCCTATCGTTTAACGTTTGATTGTGAGATCGATGATGAAACTCCTGTTACGGAAAAAAACATCATTTTGAATGAATTCCATTTTAACCGCGGAGATGTTTCAGATTATGTTATTCGTTCAACGCAAAGTCGTGTGAAGTATAAAGGACATGAATTTATACCGTTTAACACAGTGGATATGCAGACAGGAGATATCATCATCGAGACATCATTGTATGCGCACTATGCAGGAGAACTGCAACTAGCCTTATTACCTATGGAAAATTCGGGTAAATCAAACGTTGTTGGCAAAGTGACCACTGCTGATCAAGTTCTGCTGCCGTATATTAGACCTTGGCAGAAATTTGCTTTTCACGAAGTCACGAGTCACTAA
- a CDS encoding PTS sugar transporter subunit IIC → MSLVKKFTEFIEVHLAGPMAKLANQRHLRAIRDGIIATLPLIIIGSFFLIIAFPPLPASWGVTQFLTANAATILLPYRMTMYIMTLYATFGIGASLSKTYNLDVISGGILSTIAFLLTFVPVNIPAEALDAAGTAGFVLPMANLGGGGMFVGIITSILAVEIYRLTDKSKFKITMPEQVPPAVARSFETLTPTLIVILGISTLTYFIGFDWHSTISKIVSPLVSAADSLPSVLLLIFLITFFWSFGIHGVSIVGSLARPLWLQLLDGNTAAMAAGKELPSIAAEPFYQWFIWIGGSGCTIGLALLLAFKTKSQFASKLGKATLAPAIFNINEPLIFGTPIVLNPILIIPFILTPMVTATIAWFATQLGLVNRVIFTAPWTLPGPIGAYLATGGDWRAAVLNIILIVISVVIYYPFVMIYDSNELEKEHALGETN, encoded by the coding sequence ATGAGTTTAGTGAAAAAGTTTACTGAGTTTATTGAAGTTCATTTAGCTGGACCAATGGCCAAGCTGGCAAATCAGCGTCATTTACGTGCGATAAGAGATGGGATCATTGCCACGTTGCCTTTGATCATTATCGGATCGTTCTTCTTGATCATTGCCTTTCCACCATTGCCGGCTAGCTGGGGTGTCACACAGTTTTTAACTGCTAATGCAGCAACGATTCTATTACCCTATCGAATGACGATGTATATCATGACGCTGTATGCTACTTTTGGTATTGGTGCAAGTTTATCTAAGACCTACAATTTGGATGTGATATCCGGCGGGATCTTATCTACGATCGCATTTCTATTGACCTTTGTTCCAGTCAATATTCCAGCTGAGGCGTTAGATGCGGCAGGAACTGCTGGTTTTGTATTGCCAATGGCTAATTTAGGCGGCGGCGGTATGTTTGTAGGGATCATTACATCGATCTTAGCTGTAGAAATTTATCGTTTAACAGATAAATCAAAATTTAAAATCACGATGCCGGAGCAAGTACCTCCAGCGGTTGCCAGATCATTTGAAACATTGACACCGACCTTGATCGTTATTTTAGGAATCTCCACATTGACTTACTTTATCGGCTTTGACTGGCATTCAACGATTTCAAAAATTGTAAGCCCTTTAGTTAGTGCTGCTGACAGCTTACCTAGTGTGTTGCTTTTGATTTTCTTGATCACTTTTTTCTGGTCTTTTGGGATTCATGGCGTATCGATCGTTGGTTCCTTGGCAAGACCATTGTGGCTACAATTATTAGATGGCAATACTGCTGCGATGGCTGCTGGAAAAGAGCTGCCAAGTATTGCAGCTGAACCTTTTTACCAATGGTTCATTTGGATCGGCGGTTCTGGCTGTACCATTGGGTTAGCCTTATTACTTGCCTTTAAGACAAAATCTCAATTTGCTTCAAAATTGGGTAAAGCTACTTTAGCGCCAGCGATTTTCAATATAAACGAGCCGTTGATTTTTGGGACACCGATCGTTTTGAATCCTATTTTGATCATTCCGTTCATCTTAACTCCGATGGTCACAGCAACGATTGCTTGGTTTGCTACACAATTAGGCTTAGTGAATCGCGTGATTTTCACTGCTCCGTGGACATTACCTGGACCGATTGGGGCTTACTTAGCAACTGGCGGTGACTGGCGGGCAGCTGTATTAAACATTATCTTGATCGTGATTTCTGTAGTGATTTATTATCCATTTGTAATGATCTATGACAGCAATGAACTTGAAAAAGAACATGCTTTAGGTGAAACAAATTAG
- a CDS encoding enhanced serine sensitivity protein SseB C-terminal domain-containing protein produces the protein MTIFNFFKKKQKVAPSNVFNYPRNEEGIKQVIAWLKTASNLIIDINGDGHISVGSMPDGKIFLYVYSDVSQRVPAYKKNDRFIALDFDGIAKLFEENIGIDFLWLNPNSDSVQLNRSVFSSHHVIKQNTKIHIGLPAERPEAIIDFLVDYAQIEPSISAIYLGLMNNNDEFSYVVFIDSERAKELVPEIGPKIGEICVSSKALYPVDFIYDNFLNEEQYQIYEKGTVNK, from the coding sequence ATGACAATTTTTAACTTTTTTAAGAAGAAACAAAAGGTTGCACCATCAAATGTATTTAATTATCCTAGAAATGAAGAAGGAATAAAGCAGGTGATCGCTTGGCTCAAAACAGCTTCAAATCTGATCATTGATATAAATGGGGATGGACATATCAGTGTTGGTAGTATGCCGGACGGAAAAATATTTTTATATGTGTACTCAGATGTCAGTCAACGTGTTCCGGCCTATAAAAAAAATGATCGCTTTATCGCATTGGATTTCGACGGTATCGCTAAGCTTTTTGAGGAGAATATAGGAATTGATTTTTTATGGCTTAATCCGAACTCAGATAGCGTACAGTTGAATCGATCTGTTTTTTCTTCTCATCATGTCATCAAACAAAATACTAAGATCCATATTGGTTTACCTGCTGAACGACCTGAGGCGATCATTGATTTTTTAGTTGATTATGCACAAATCGAACCATCGATCAGTGCTATTTATTTGGGGCTGATGAACAATAATGATGAATTTAGCTACGTTGTTTTTATTGACAGTGAAAGAGCAAAAGAGCTCGTACCTGAAATTGGTCCGAAGATTGGGGAAATTTGTGTGTCTAGCAAAGCTCTTTACCCAGTAGATTTTATCTATGATAACTTTTTAAATGAAGAACAGTACCAAATCTATGAAAAAGGAACCGTTAATAAATGA